A genomic window from Lactobacillus sp. ESL0677 includes:
- a CDS encoding Rgg/GadR/MutR family transcriptional regulator, whose translation MKIGELLKEYRISQSKTKKEWAGNIISPSFYARVEKGANKISADTLLSLLQYNDVSIVEFFSRLKRNYRLLDKKDREINRLIDQAYYDGSKIDLQKINYLIEKSDLPKTDKENKLMLVAAYEALLTNDLTSLSEKTKRVIKERIINIDKFSVDDMNLYLNFMAFYNFSANCMISRGIIKHFNIEDNIKVQKNVLSISINMIILCIDNKQYEKADFYIIAMEKIKTLPEIYFFKMILAFLVNLIKYYKSQKQQYFDKCKNIVDNVAITGMKKYSEELEKYLERNE comes from the coding sequence ATGAAAATAGGAGAGTTGTTAAAAGAATATCGTATTAGCCAATCAAAGACTAAAAAAGAATGGGCAGGTAATATAATTAGCCCATCATTTTATGCTCGCGTAGAAAAAGGTGCAAACAAAATCTCTGCAGATACTTTATTAAGCTTACTTCAATATAATGATGTCTCAATAGTTGAATTTTTCAGCAGATTAAAACGAAATTATCGATTATTGGATAAAAAGGATCGAGAAATAAATAGATTAATTGATCAGGCGTATTATGATGGATCGAAAATTGATTTACAAAAAATTAATTATTTAATTGAAAAAAGTGATTTACCAAAAACTGATAAAGAAAATAAGTTAATGTTAGTGGCAGCTTATGAAGCATTATTAACTAATGACTTAACTAGTCTAAGTGAAAAGACTAAAAGAGTGATCAAAGAAAGAATTATTAATATTGATAAATTTAGTGTTGATGACATGAATTTATATTTAAATTTTATGGCATTCTATAATTTTTCTGCTAATTGCATGATTTCGAGAGGCATAATTAAACATTTTAATATTGAAGATAATATTAAAGTGCAAAAAAACGTTCTAAGCATAAGTATCAACATGATTATATTGTGCATAGATAATAAGCAGTATGAAAAAGCTGATTTTTATATTATAGCAATGGAAAAGATTAAAACATTACCAGAAATATATTTTTTTAAAATGATCTTAGCCTTTTTAGTCAATTTAATTAAATATTATAAAAGCCAAAAACAGCAATACTTTGATAAATGTAAAAATATAGTTGATAATGTGGCAATTACTGGTATGAAAAAATATAGCGAAGAACTTGAAAAATACTTAGAAAGAAACGAATAA
- the traF gene encoding conjugal transfer protein TraF, with the protein MKHKLIKLIAAIQLTLSLFVLPMNNVSASATNDNPTLQTNNSNLLKYQEQIYTNAIKHFKKISVQKLNKLVGKKKITVFWGKKSCPFCRAFVPKLAKIGHQRHIKIYYIDTTKTDSNSALKKARKKFKVTGVPTLMKIKNNKKFVIMDRTRTDVNHFLTKKYSN; encoded by the coding sequence ATGAAGCATAAATTAATTAAACTTATTGCCGCAATTCAACTTACATTATCATTGTTTGTCTTGCCGATGAATAATGTATCTGCAAGTGCGACTAATGATAATCCGACCTTACAAACTAATAATAGCAATCTGCTGAAATACCAAGAGCAAATTTATACCAATGCAATTAAGCATTTTAAGAAAATCTCTGTTCAAAAATTAAATAAACTAGTTGGTAAAAAGAAAATTACTGTTTTCTGGGGTAAGAAAAGTTGTCCATTCTGTCGAGCTTTTGTACCTAAACTGGCAAAAATCGGTCATCAACGGCATATTAAAATTTATTATATTGATACAACAAAGACTGACAGCAATTCCGCTTTAAAAAAGGCACGAAAAAAGTTTAAAGTAACAGGTGTGCCTACACTAATGAAAATTAAAAATAATAAAAAATTTGTAATTATGGATCGTACGCGTACTGACGTTAACCATTTTTTAACTAAAAAGTATTCTAATTAA
- a CDS encoding D-alanine--D-alanine ligase family protein yields MTKKTQVGLIFGGNSSEYEVSIVSGHNIYKAIDKEKFEVHPIWITNDGFIASEEDSFKVLDDPKYTVANPHKVANLSNLSELANLPEIDVFFPIVHGNLGEDGSLQGLFRILDKPFVGDDVLAAAVTMDKEFTKILAQRAGVPVADWIAIKRFEYDDAANPKRDYAKVSAKLGGDLFVKPSNQGSSVGVHHVTNEAEFNDALADAFKYDDKVLIEETIHGTEVETAVLGNDHPIVSGVGQIINAAGTFYSYDNKYDDNSTSKLQIPAALPEEIVAKVRDNAVKVYQATECSGMARVDSTLRASDNKIILTEINALPGFTNISMYPKLFEEAGIPYTELITRLIDKGIERYNHKKTLLHKIG; encoded by the coding sequence ATGACTAAGAAAACACAAGTTGGTTTAATTTTTGGCGGTAATTCATCGGAGTATGAAGTTTCAATCGTATCAGGCCATAACATTTACAAGGCAATTGATAAGGAAAAGTTTGAAGTACATCCAATTTGGATTACTAATGATGGATTTATTGCAAGCGAGGAGGACTCGTTTAAGGTTCTTGATGACCCTAAATATACGGTAGCCAATCCACACAAGGTAGCTAATCTGTCTAACTTGAGTGAATTAGCTAACTTACCGGAAATTGATGTTTTCTTCCCAATTGTCCATGGTAATTTGGGCGAAGATGGCAGTTTGCAAGGCTTGTTTCGGATTTTGGATAAGCCGTTTGTTGGTGATGATGTTTTGGCTGCTGCAGTCACAATGGATAAGGAATTTACCAAGATTTTAGCACAACGTGCTGGTGTACCAGTGGCTGATTGGATTGCTATTAAACGGTTTGAATATGACGATGCGGCTAATCCTAAGCGTGATTATGCCAAGGTTAGTGCTAAACTTGGTGGCGATTTATTTGTTAAGCCATCTAATCAAGGTTCATCTGTTGGTGTACACCATGTCACTAATGAAGCTGAGTTCAATGATGCTTTAGCTGATGCCTTTAAGTATGATGATAAGGTCTTAATTGAGGAAACGATTCATGGTACCGAAGTTGAAACCGCAGTTTTAGGTAATGATCACCCAATTGTGTCTGGTGTTGGTCAGATTATCAACGCTGCTGGGACTTTCTACAGTTACGATAACAAGTATGATGACAATTCAACTTCAAAATTACAAATTCCGGCTGCCTTGCCTGAGGAGATTGTTGCCAAAGTGCGTGATAATGCCGTCAAGGTTTACCAAGCAACCGAATGTAGTGGTATGGCTCGGGTTGACTCCACCTTACGCGCCAGTGACAACAAGATAATTTTGACTGAAATTAATGCTTTGCCGGGCTTTACTAACATTAGTATGTATCCTAAGCTATTTGAAGAAGCAGGTATTCCTTACACCGAGCTGATTACACGTTTGATTGATAAAGGGATTGAACGTTACAATCATAAGAAGACATTATTACATAAAATTGGTTAA
- a CDS encoding transcriptional regulator, which translates to MTSDKHNFEELTAPAATARQLHVSVATLRKYSLIVERITGKPDYYARTKQKARLYSKQDVQDLDDFHKLAQNNGLTLQEAARQVYAVSDKDDEQIGAASAKREVMTTPQAVKLLNALQQTISQQNTAIKDLQAQLNRIEQQNKELLAKQDQMKQPAAKDEQDFSTLPDISGIVPDDNMQKSPILQEEKPLTVAEKRAQVERDEAKSSQQLHEEILSKAKENAQKHTDSNSHRTLQDMQVEPEKAHWWQRFINM; encoded by the coding sequence ATGACGAGTGATAAGCATAACTTTGAAGAACTAACGGCGCCAGCTGCTACGGCGCGTCAGTTGCATGTTAGTGTGGCAACTTTGCGCAAGTATTCGCTGATTGTCGAGCGGATTACGGGTAAGCCAGATTATTATGCCAGAACTAAGCAGAAAGCACGGCTTTATAGTAAGCAAGACGTACAGGACTTGGATGATTTTCATAAATTAGCGCAAAATAATGGCTTGACCCTGCAGGAAGCGGCTAGACAAGTTTACGCCGTTAGTGATAAGGATGATGAGCAAATTGGTGCTGCCTCTGCTAAACGAGAAGTGATGACAACGCCGCAAGCAGTCAAACTGCTAAACGCGCTGCAGCAGACAATTAGTCAGCAGAATACGGCGATTAAGGATTTACAAGCGCAACTTAATCGGATTGAACAGCAGAATAAGGAATTGTTAGCTAAGCAAGACCAGATGAAGCAGCCAGCTGCTAAAGATGAACAAGATTTTAGTACTCTGCCAGATATTTCTGGAATTGTGCCAGATGACAACATGCAGAAATCGCCCATATTGCAAGAAGAGAAGCCACTGACAGTAGCGGAAAAACGGGCACAAGTTGAACGTGATGAGGCGAAGTCTAGTCAGCAGCTTCATGAAGAAATTTTGTCCAAAGCTAAGGAAAATGCGCAAAAGCACACCGATTCTAACAGCCATCGGACATTGCAGGATATGCAGGTAGAACCAGAAAAAGCACATTGGTGGCAGCGATTTATTAATATGTAA
- a CDS encoding YibE/F family protein has translation MKKIKRRYWVALIIAIIGLVLTACTYFATTIYSKDDVAVITDHTIKDTLVQKNRDVYNNHDETRKQVLHLKILSGKYRGRTFTTPNIYYPSQMVTQKYRAGQRVLVSVRSGDPAIKNPKRDWVLVLALTVTVVLMVIVAGRESLGLVVSMALSWVLFYLVIICDVKLNGSYIILLFGLADVVFSFFSLLIVQGLNRKMLATWLATLLGVFVSFALCYLIMHVTGESEIKYETGDYATQDPRGIFLAQTLLGILGAVMDEATDIISSLYELVQTKKDLTAKQMIMSGRTMGQEIMGPLINVLVLIFMSEALPMTIIYLRDNNSLNSAFGFTLSLGVTQSVISAIGIVLTVVFATGCSLLFLKDEKWKAGTDK, from the coding sequence TTGAAAAAAATCAAGCGGCGCTACTGGGTAGCGTTAATTATAGCAATTATTGGGTTAGTCTTAACAGCTTGCACCTATTTTGCAACTACAATTTATAGTAAAGATGACGTGGCAGTGATTACGGATCACACGATTAAGGATACATTAGTGCAGAAAAATCGTGACGTGTACAACAATCACGATGAGACTAGAAAACAAGTTTTGCACCTCAAGATTTTATCTGGAAAATATCGCGGTCGCACGTTTACAACACCTAATATTTATTATCCATCACAGATGGTGACGCAAAAATACCGCGCAGGGCAGCGAGTTTTAGTCAGTGTTAGGAGTGGTGATCCTGCAATCAAGAATCCCAAACGTGATTGGGTCTTAGTCTTAGCACTAACGGTAACAGTTGTCTTGATGGTTATCGTTGCGGGGAGAGAATCACTGGGCTTAGTTGTTTCTATGGCCTTGAGTTGGGTACTTTTTTACCTCGTGATTATCTGTGATGTGAAGCTAAATGGTTCCTATATTATTTTGCTGTTTGGCTTAGCAGATGTTGTCTTTTCCTTTTTCAGTCTGTTAATCGTTCAAGGACTTAATCGTAAAATGCTGGCAACATGGCTGGCAACTTTACTTGGAGTGTTTGTTTCCTTTGCACTCTGTTATTTAATTATGCATGTGACGGGAGAATCGGAAATTAAGTACGAAACCGGTGACTATGCAACGCAAGATCCGCGCGGGATTTTCTTAGCACAAACCTTACTTGGCATCTTGGGTGCGGTGATGGATGAAGCCACGGACATTATCTCTAGTTTGTATGAGTTGGTTCAAACCAAGAAGGATTTAACAGCTAAACAAATGATAATGAGTGGTCGAACAATGGGCCAGGAAATCATGGGACCATTGATTAATGTTTTAGTATTGATTTTTATGTCAGAAGCACTGCCCATGACAATTATCTATTTGCGTGACAATAATAGTCTAAATTCGGCTTTCGGTTTTACTTTATCGTTAGGGGTAACGCAAAGCGTCATTTCCGCAATCGGAATTGTATTAACGGTCGTCTTTGCGACCGGCTGCAGCCTACTATTTTTAAAAGATGAAAAATGGAAGGCGGGGACTGACAAATGA
- a CDS encoding YibE/F family protein produces MSTLMALIIVLAVLMTLIGGETGIRSFFSVLINTLLLILLAIFISWGISIPVLILIFIPLKLVTIIYLGTHDYQVAKNSFYSALIVCLIDGCLILGFEWLAQAAGLGPEAGEVLVGLSQMPGLSYPLIAVAVAIFSTLGAVAEAAVAMSSGLLEIKKHNPDISQHELLTSGGKIGRDVLGTAMNTILFGMFGSFLSLFLWYFRLHYTLGEVLNEKLFVNEALIIMYSLIGVLLTVPLSTAFLARGMAKREVKK; encoded by the coding sequence ATGAGTACATTAATGGCACTGATTATTGTGTTGGCAGTTTTAATGACGCTAATTGGGGGTGAAACGGGTATTCGCAGCTTCTTTAGTGTATTAATTAATACACTGCTGCTGATTTTACTAGCGATTTTTATTTCGTGGGGGATCAGTATTCCTGTCTTGATTTTGATATTTATTCCGTTAAAATTAGTAACAATTATCTATTTAGGCACTCATGATTATCAAGTTGCTAAGAACTCATTTTATTCAGCGTTAATTGTTTGTCTAATTGATGGTTGTCTGATTTTAGGCTTTGAATGGTTGGCGCAAGCTGCCGGGCTGGGACCTGAAGCTGGAGAGGTGCTAGTTGGTCTTTCGCAAATGCCGGGATTGAGTTACCCGCTGATTGCAGTTGCGGTGGCCATCTTTTCGACATTAGGTGCGGTCGCGGAAGCCGCGGTGGCAATGAGTTCAGGTCTATTAGAAATCAAAAAGCATAATCCCGATATTAGCCAACATGAGCTATTAACTAGCGGCGGCAAAATTGGCAGAGATGTGTTGGGGACAGCAATGAACACCATTTTGTTTGGGATGTTCGGCAGCTTCCTTTCATTATTCTTGTGGTACTTCCGTTTGCATTACACGTTGGGTGAAGTTCTAAATGAAAAATTATTTGTCAATGAAGCATTAATTATTATGTATTCGCTAATTGGTGTCTTATTAACCGTTCCGCTGTCAACTGCCTTTTTGGCACGAGGAATGGCAAAACGTGAGGTGAAAAAATGA
- a CDS encoding alpha/beta hydrolase: MKIEDKTLTNFNGREFKIHTYTLGDIGDLVTAKRPLAVVIPGGSFDHLSKREGEPVALAFNNRGFNSVVMDYNLVQDDGDIYPDAGLDVLATIKYYREHAADYQIDPEKIVTIGFSAGGHVASIANDFATSSKYQARYNFACQDVVPNKTILGYPLIDVNKIGFDVPDDEESMVPEDKYLQDSALSVTRETPATFIFHAWDDPVVLVTNTLEYAAALHAQSVPCEVHLFNRGGHGFSLARGDMVTKGREWQENPHAGHWFDLAQEWLTSEW, from the coding sequence ATGAAGATAGAAGATAAAACGTTAACTAACTTTAATGGCCGTGAATTTAAAATTCATACTTATACTCTGGGTGATATTGGTGATTTAGTCACAGCGAAGCGACCGCTGGCTGTAGTAATTCCTGGTGGTAGTTTTGACCATTTGTCTAAACGCGAAGGTGAGCCAGTTGCGCTGGCCTTCAATAATCGCGGCTTCAATAGTGTTGTCATGGATTATAACTTGGTCCAAGATGATGGCGATATCTATCCCGACGCTGGGCTAGATGTTTTAGCGACGATTAAATATTATCGCGAGCATGCGGCGGACTATCAGATTGATCCAGAAAAAATAGTCACAATTGGCTTTTCTGCTGGTGGTCACGTTGCCAGCATTGCCAATGATTTTGCAACTTCAAGTAAGTATCAAGCAAGGTATAACTTTGCTTGTCAGGACGTTGTTCCCAATAAAACAATCTTGGGTTATCCGCTGATTGATGTTAATAAGATTGGCTTTGATGTCCCTGATGATGAGGAAAGCATGGTGCCAGAGGATAAATATCTTCAGGATAGTGCGCTGAGTGTTACACGTGAAACGCCGGCCACTTTTATCTTTCATGCGTGGGATGATCCCGTTGTACTAGTCACTAATACCTTGGAATATGCGGCAGCACTGCATGCTCAAAGTGTGCCATGTGAAGTTCATCTTTTCAATCGGGGTGGTCACGGTTTTTCACTAGCCCGAGGCGACATGGTAACCAAGGGTCGTGAATGGCAGGAAAATCCACACGCGGGACATTGGTTTGACTTAGCACAAGAGTGGCTGACAAGTGAATGGTAA
- a CDS encoding type II toxin-antitoxin system RelB/DinJ family antitoxin translates to MKTLVKKKVQVQVDSNLANEASQIFSELGMTPTTAINMFYKRVVAEGGLPFDAKLTQHEKASLSLANAVKLLPVQKVRSKDEYNRWVEEDD, encoded by the coding sequence ATGAAAACATTAGTAAAAAAGAAAGTGCAAGTACAAGTAGATAGCAATTTAGCTAATGAAGCCAGTCAGATTTTTAGTGAGTTAGGAATGACTCCAACCACAGCAATTAATATGTTTTACAAGCGTGTTGTTGCCGAGGGTGGTTTACCTTTTGATGCCAAATTAACCCAGCATGAGAAGGCATCTCTATCATTAGCTAATGCTGTTAAATTACTTCCTGTACAGAAGGTGAGAAGTAAAGATGAGTATAACAGATGGGTCGAAGAAGACGATTAG
- a CDS encoding helix-turn-helix domain-containing protein, which yields MKAERKYQIIKELLDHHGNKKRAALALGITVRQVNRLLKMYQAQGKAAFIHGNKDRLPVNHLTTEINKQIVTLYQTKYQGANFKHYTELLASREQIQASYTSVYQRCQ from the coding sequence ATGAAAGCTGAAAGAAAATATCAAATCATTAAAGAACTACTTGATCACCACGGTAATAAGAAAAGGGCCGCACTTGCTTTAGGCATTACTGTGAGACAAGTTAACCGCCTGCTCAAAATGTATCAGGCACAAGGAAAAGCGGCCTTCATTCATGGGAACAAAGACCGCTTACCTGTTAACCATCTTACCACGGAGATTAACAAGCAAATTGTAACCCTTTATCAAACCAAATATCAAGGTGCTAACTTCAAACATTATACTGAATTATTAGCGAGCCGCGAACAGATCCAGGCTTCTTATACTAGTGTTTATCAACGCTGTCAATAA
- a CDS encoding aggregation promoting factor surface protein has translation MMEKTKSFIYKLIAALALACSFTAVIQTTTGNTSQTVQAARKLSKTEKAAKNWIAMQESGGNYSARNGSCYGKYQLNISYLHGNYSKKNQDKTADNYVYGRYGSWVNAKRFWLAHSWY, from the coding sequence ATAATGGAAAAGACAAAAAGTTTTATCTACAAATTAATTGCGGCTTTAGCGCTGGCATGCAGCTTTACTGCCGTTATCCAAACAACAACTGGCAATACTTCGCAAACTGTTCAAGCTGCTCGTAAGTTATCCAAAACTGAAAAGGCAGCTAAGAATTGGATTGCAATGCAAGAGTCCGGTGGTAACTACTCCGCAAGAAATGGTTCTTGTTACGGTAAGTACCAATTAAACATTAGCTACTTACACGGCAATTATTCGAAAAAGAACCAAGATAAGACTGCTGACAACTATGTTTACGGTCGCTACGGTTCATGGGTTAACGCTAAAAGATTTTGGTTAGCTCACAGCTGGTATTAA
- a CDS encoding M1 family metallopeptidase: MSVKHFYETFHPEHYDLFIDVDREKKTITGTSTITGEALEDTILVNQKYMKIASVKEDGKDVPFTVDDDKEAIKIDLGKTGTVTVAIAYSAPLTDTMMGIYPSYYMLDGVKKQIIGTQFETTAARQAFPCVDEPEAKATFSLAIKYDEHEGETTIANMPEIKVENGVHYFEKSVRMPSYLVAFAFGELQSKLTETKDGVKVGVFATKAHKAKELDFALDIAKRAIEFYEEFYQTKYPLAHSWQLALPDFSAGAMENWGLVTYREAAILLDPDNATVEQKGYVASVITHELAHQWFGDLVTMKWWDDLWLNESFANMMMYLSVDAMEPSWDVWNNMYQISEVPSALNRDATDGVQSVHVNVEHPADIDSLFDGAIVYAKGSRMLVMVRKLLGDDALRKGLKYYFDNHKFGNATGDDLWNALSTVTDLDIGKIMHTWLDQPGYPVVSARVADNGHLLLSQKQFFVGEGKEVGRTWAIPLNANFKAPQIMTEQEVDLGDYKTLRAEAGHALRLNVGNSSHFIVNYDGTLMADIMNDLSSLKPVDELQLLQDLGLLAEGKQISYAEIVPLLPKFAGSKSNIVINSLFSSARQLRKFVTPNSAEEKNLKSFFNQLSAKQVERLGWEVKADDSSADLQMRPIELSAALYADNAAAIAAGHEIFVKYQDDLSTIEASVRPYVLINEVKNYNEAGLVARLIKEYQTVVDPYYKADLLSAVTSTKNIDEIKQIVTDFEDADVIKPQDLRTWYYNILANPLGEQAAWDWLRDQWSWLEKTVGGDMEFTTYITVTSRVFHTPERLAEFKAFFEPKVDQPGLGREINMDTRVIATKADLVEAEKAAVNQAIKEA; encoded by the coding sequence ATGTCAGTAAAACATTTTTATGAAACTTTTCACCCAGAACATTATGATTTATTCATTGATGTTGACCGTGAAAAAAAGACGATAACTGGTACTTCAACCATTACTGGTGAGGCACTTGAAGATACAATTTTAGTCAACCAAAAGTACATGAAGATTGCGTCAGTTAAAGAAGACGGCAAGGACGTACCATTTACTGTTGATGACGATAAAGAAGCAATTAAGATTGACTTAGGTAAGACAGGAACTGTTACAGTTGCGATTGCTTATAGTGCACCATTAACTGATACTATGATGGGGATTTATCCATCATATTACATGCTTGATGGTGTTAAAAAGCAGATTATTGGTACCCAGTTTGAAACAACTGCCGCAAGACAGGCATTTCCATGTGTTGATGAGCCAGAAGCAAAAGCCACATTTAGCTTAGCGATTAAGTATGATGAACATGAAGGCGAGACAACCATTGCCAACATGCCAGAAATCAAAGTTGAAAATGGCGTGCACTACTTTGAAAAGTCAGTTAGAATGCCCAGTTACTTGGTTGCCTTCGCCTTTGGTGAATTGCAATCCAAATTAACGGAAACTAAAGATGGCGTTAAGGTTGGGGTATTTGCTACTAAGGCCCACAAGGCTAAGGAATTAGACTTTGCCTTGGATATTGCTAAACGTGCAATTGAATTTTACGAAGAATTTTACCAAACTAAATATCCGTTGGCCCATTCATGGCAGTTGGCTTTGCCTGACTTTTCTGCAGGTGCGATGGAAAACTGGGGCTTGGTTACTTATCGTGAAGCCGCAATTTTACTTGACCCAGACAATGCCACAGTTGAACAAAAGGGTTATGTTGCCAGTGTCATCACGCACGAGTTAGCTCACCAATGGTTCGGCGACCTCGTAACGATGAAATGGTGGGACGATCTATGGTTAAACGAAAGTTTTGCCAACATGATGATGTACCTGTCAGTTGATGCAATGGAGCCTAGTTGGGATGTTTGGAATAACATGTACCAAATTAGTGAAGTTCCATCGGCGTTGAATCGGGATGCAACCGATGGTGTCCAATCAGTTCACGTTAATGTAGAACACCCAGCGGATATTGACTCATTGTTTGATGGGGCAATTGTGTATGCCAAGGGTTCAAGAATGTTAGTCATGGTGCGTAAGTTATTGGGTGACGACGCTTTGCGTAAGGGCCTCAAGTACTACTTTGACAACCACAAGTTTGGCAATGCCACAGGTGATGACTTGTGGAATGCCTTGTCAACAGTAACCGATCTTGATATTGGTAAAATTATGCATACTTGGCTTGATCAACCGGGTTACCCAGTTGTTAGCGCCCGCGTTGCTGATAACGGTCACTTATTGTTGAGCCAAAAGCAATTCTTTGTTGGTGAAGGTAAGGAAGTTGGCCGCACTTGGGCAATTCCACTAAATGCTAACTTTAAGGCACCACAAATTATGACGGAGCAAGAAGTTGACTTGGGTGACTACAAGACATTGCGCGCTGAAGCTGGTCATGCTTTACGCTTAAATGTTGGCAACAGTTCACACTTTATCGTTAACTACGATGGAACTCTGATGGCCGACATTATGAATGACTTGAGCAGTCTTAAGCCGGTTGATGAATTACAATTATTGCAAGACCTAGGGTTATTGGCAGAAGGCAAGCAAATTTCTTACGCTGAAATTGTGCCATTATTACCAAAATTTGCAGGTTCTAAGTCAAATATTGTCATTAACTCTTTGTTCAGCTCTGCTAGACAGTTGCGCAAGTTTGTTACACCAAATTCAGCTGAAGAAAAGAACTTGAAGTCCTTCTTCAATCAATTATCGGCTAAGCAAGTTGAGCGTTTGGGCTGGGAAGTTAAGGCAGACGATAGTAGTGCTGACTTGCAAATGCGCCCAATTGAACTTTCTGCTGCTTTGTATGCAGATAATGCAGCCGCAATTGCCGCGGGACACGAAATTTTTGTAAAATACCAAGATGATCTGTCGACTATTGAAGCATCTGTGCGGCCATACGTTTTGATTAATGAAGTCAAGAATTACAATGAGGCTGGCTTAGTTGCTCGCTTAATTAAGGAATACCAGACAGTAGTTGATCCTTATTACAAGGCAGACCTGCTTTCAGCAGTTACCAGCACCAAGAATATTGACGAAATCAAGCAAATTGTTACTGACTTTGAAGATGCTGATGTAATCAAGCCGCAAGATTTGCGGACGTGGTATTATAATATCTTGGCTAACCCATTAGGTGAGCAAGCTGCTTGGGATTGGCTGCGTGATCAGTGGTCATGGCTTGAAAAGACAGTTGGCGGCGACATGGAATTTACCACTTACATCACCGTTACCTCAAGAGTGTTCCATACACCAGAACGACTTGCAGAGTTTAAAGCCTTCTTTGAGCCTAAGGTTGACCAACCGGGCTTGGGCCGTGAAATCAACATGGACACTAGAGTAATTGCCACTAAGGCAGACTTAGTTGAAGCAGAAAAAGCTGCTGTCAATCAGGCAATTAAAGAAGCATAG